One window from the genome of Streptomyces sp. WZ-12 encodes:
- a CDS encoding MarR family winged helix-turn-helix transcriptional regulator: MKDSPPVQVPPPHPAKDALDHVGYRLKRAHAALRRAMDQALREHDLTVPHYACLEVLAARPGLSNAELARATFVTRQSMNVVLRGLQEAELIDRPASVETGRARPTTLTGEGRRRLSAAQGAVYAIEARMIETVPGERLTGLLEDLDRIARALTE, encoded by the coding sequence ATGAAGGACAGTCCGCCTGTGCAGGTCCCGCCGCCTCACCCCGCCAAGGACGCGCTCGACCACGTGGGATACCGCCTCAAACGCGCCCATGCCGCCCTGCGCCGCGCCATGGACCAGGCGCTGCGCGAGCACGACCTGACCGTTCCGCACTACGCCTGCCTCGAAGTCCTCGCCGCTCGCCCCGGCCTGTCGAACGCGGAGCTCGCCCGCGCCACCTTCGTCACCCGCCAGTCCATGAACGTGGTCCTGCGCGGGCTCCAGGAAGCGGAGCTGATCGACCGGCCCGCTTCCGTAGAAACCGGCCGGGCCCGCCCCACCACCCTCACCGGCGAAGGCCGACGCCGCCTGAGCGCAGCACAAGGAGCCGTCTACGCGATCGAGGCACGCATGATCGAAACGGTACCCGGCGAACGCCTGACCGGACTTCTCGAAGACCTCGACCGGATAGCGCGCGCACTCACCGAGTGA